A genome region from Octopus sinensis linkage group LG26, ASM634580v1, whole genome shotgun sequence includes the following:
- the LOC115224787 gene encoding spindle and kinetochore-associated protein 2: MAGEIEKSVEFVEALFQKSESDLNHIERKLEFQFQDGFSKEENPVRLMKKVAAIKKEFLEVVEETKKLQDAQKEITDNFREQLSVLMQLREHIDCKINNPKREPSVEVQAFEQLLGLPICAEITKSEPNPVNTIEESPPDCETEVKPVKKPKKNPPMPATTEVDMKEFLSGVEETNQSPASKRKNTDEFVPLTVEEFEKVSTSVRRHVKLRDVNACYRALWQHFKVEKNTQALSPKDMYDKGMRTSGASGEAKLKILRALKLLHLSAKGHAKLL; encoded by the exons TTCCAGAAAAGTGAATCTGATTTGAATCATATCGAGAGAAAACTGGAATTTCAGTTCCAAGATGGATTTTCT AAGGAAGAAAACCCAGTCAGATTAATGAAGAAAGTGGCtgcaattaaaaaagaatttcttgAAGTTGTTGAAGAAACCAAAAAGTTACAAGATGCCCAgaag GAGATTACCGATAACTTccgtgaacagttgtctgttttgaTGCAGCTTAGGGAACATATAGACTGCAAGATCAACAATCCA AAGAGAGAGCCATCTGTTGAAGTTCAGGCTTTTGAACAACTTCTTGGTTTACCAATTTGTGCCGAAATCACTAAATCTGAACCGAACCCTGTCAACACCATCGAGGAATCTCCACCAGACTGCGAAACTGAAGTGAAACCAGTCAAGAAACCTAAGAAAAACCCACCAATGCCTGCTACTACGGAAGTAGATATGAAAGAGTTCCTTTCAG GTGTTGAAGAAACTAATCAATCCCCAGCTTCCAAACGAAAGAACACTGATGAATTTGTTCCTTTGACGGTAGAGGAATTTGAGAAAGTTTCAACTTCAGTTCGAAGACACGTCAAATTGCGAGACGTGAATGCT TGTTACCGTGCGCTTTGGCAACATTTCAAAGTGGAGAAAAACAC TCAAGCTCTGTCACCAAAAGACATGTATGATAAGGGAATGCGAACCAGTGGAGCATCAGGTGAAGCCAAACTGAAG ATTCTCCGAGCACTCAAGTTGCTGCACCTCTCTGCAAAGGGACATGCCAAACTTCTTTGA